The genomic stretch CGGCTCGCCCATGGCGTCGCTGAACAGCGTCCCGCCAATTTTCACTTCATGGCCTCGTGATTGACATCCCGCAATCACCGCTTCAAGGGGTTTCGTCGGTACGCTCGATTCCACAAACACTGCGCGCACCTTGCGCGTCGTTATCATTTCGACAAGATTCGTGACATCCGCCACGCCATATTCGGTGGCCGTGGAAATGCCTTGCAAGCCGTGCACTTCCACGTCAAAGGCTCTGCCGAAGTAGCCGAATGCGTCATGAGCCGTAATCAACACTCGCTGCTCCTTCGGAATGCTGTCAAACAGCGAGCGTCCCACCTGATGTATCATTTGACAGACGGATACCAATGAATCCGCGCGCTGAGAGAATTCCTCTGCAAACTGCGGCCGCAGCTTCGTCAACTCATCCGCAATCGTGTGAATACAGTACGACCAGAGCAGCGGATCCATCCACACATGCGGGTCATAGTGTCCGTCAAATTCCGGCGGTTCGCGCAATAGAGAATCCGGAATATCGCGTGTGACCGGAACCACGGCTCGCTCCCGCGCCATTTGCACCAGTACATCGGCCATCTTGCCTTCCAAATGCAGCCCGTTATAGAGCACAAGGTCGGCGTTTGAAAGCTTCTCCACATCACCGTGGCTTACCTTATAGAGATGCGGGTCAACGCCCGCACCCATCAACCCGGTCACATCGGCCTTGTCCCCGGCGACCGTTCGTGCTATGTCGGTGATCATGCCTACGGTGCAAACGACATTCAATTTCTGTGACGGTGCACCTGACTTGCCGCTGCATGACACAAGCAGAACGGACAACAGCGTGAGCGCAATTGTTTTCAATATTGTTTTCGTCAAAGGTTACTCCACCATAATGTTTGCTGCGACATTCGCGCCCAGAGTGCGCTGCACTCCCTCAACGGATATGTGCACAATCTCATCCTGCGCGGGTGCATACGTGACTTCAACATCCGTTCCCAGTCCGATGCCAAGCCTGGAAAGGTAGAGCAGCGCGTCGGGCTTGCCTTCAACGATGCGGGCAACTTTTCCGTGGTCCCCGACACCCATTTCGGAAAGCCGCTTGAGTTTACGGCTGTCGTGCGCACTCTCGCGGGT from bacterium encodes the following:
- a CDS encoding zinc ABC transporter substrate-binding protein, with amino-acid sequence MLKTIALTLLSVLLVSCSGKSGAPSQKLNVVCTVGMITDIARTVAGDKADVTGLMGAGVDPHLYKVSHGDVEKLSNADLVLYNGLHLEGKMADVLVQMARERAVVPVTRDIPDSLLREPPEFDGHYDPHVWMDPLLWSYCIHTIADELTKLRPQFAEEFSQRADSLVSVCQMIHQVGRSLFDSIPKEQRVLITAHDAFGYFGRAFDVEVHGLQGISTATEYGVADVTNLVEMITTRKVRAVFVESSVPTKPLEAVIAGCQSRGHEVKIGGTLFSDAMGEPGTPEGTYPGMIRHNITTIHEALK